From Erigeron canadensis isolate Cc75 chromosome 5, C_canadensis_v1, whole genome shotgun sequence:
GACATTACTTACAATTGCAGAAACTGCAAATGCAACCAATGTCGGGTCACCTTCTTGCGCTGCACCTCCTGTTTGTCTCATGCAATCCAATAGCCCTTTTACAACCTGTTGAGCTATCGGGAACGCATCATCTGATTTCTCTAGACTTGCTCTTTTCAACTGGCCACCTGCAAAAGACTTCTTTTCCTGACCATAAGGCGTAGGACTGACTTCATCAATGAGTCTTTGAACAGTATCCCGCATGCCCAAACCAACTCTAGAAATACGAACACCGCTAATCTTTTTAAGTAAGAACTCATCAAAATCTTGGACTCCTGCAGGAATTCCAAGTGGGAAACCAAATTCTCCATCTGATGATCTTCCAGATTCAAGTTCCATAACAAGCCTTTTATCAGATGTTGTTTTGAAGTTCTTTACCCATTCGACAACACTCACTACATgcccatatttttttaacatctgACGAGCAAAGACTAAAACTATAGAACCAGAAATCCGCCCATTGGAAGCCATAACTGCGGAAGCACGATGCATCATGGCAGATAATGTTTCTGGAATAAGATCAGCTGCAGCAAGTATATTTTCATACCTGAAGAAAAGGATTCTCAAGAtctttaaaatacaaaaagctttaCAGTGGAATGCGGATATGTATACAATTAACTAAAGGTGGCAAAATTTGACACATTCACTAAAAAAATAGTTGATCTTGGCCGTGTTTTTTCTCAAGTGGGTCATATTACAGTTAAAAATGGAATTGATAGTACATATGGATACATATAGTTAGAGGTGCCAATTTTAACCCGTTTACCTACGTACGGATGATGATCTGGGCAGTGTTTTGTTCTCAAGTGGGTCGTTACAAAATCCAGCTAGAAGTTAAATGGGTCAAGCAGGTTGAAGAACACTAAACGCTACTTTTGATGCATACAATCCCTTAGGTCAATATTGCCACATTAATTGTATATAACTTCTTTTAATGAACAAAAAACCCTTTACATGTCAACCTAACTCAACATGTAAACCCACATTACAAAAGACCTGTTTGCCATTTCAACATGAACACGTTACCCACACCCCATCTAACCACCTCTACAAATAAATACTTATTACGAAGAGCGAGGGAAAACCTTCTAAGAGATGATAAGATCAGTGCCTCCCCAACAACAAACAGTTGATTGTCAACATTCTTCTGTACAATCATAACATTTCTCCCACCATGGACCGGAGGAATTGGGTTAATAGGAACTTTAGGCAACAGCCAAATAAGAAACCGGGCTGCAGAAACTAAATCATCACAAACATCCATCAAATACAAGATAGTGGATAATTCATCTTCACCAAGCTTCCATTTTCCCAAACCTTTATCATCAACATGCGGGAAATTTCTACCGTACGGTCCAACTTTTGCTGGAGTCTCGGGGATTTTTCCAGCCTCATCAACAAGCTGCTTCACAATGCCCATCAACCACACTACAACAGCCCGCTTCTCATCTAACGGTACATGTTTCAAAACTTTCCCAATTGAAGAGATATCTCCAAAATTGACACTTTTGATTGAATCCGTTGTTTTCAGGACATCATTATCGTTACTATTTCGGTGGTGAGGACAACTTACTCTGCTATCACATACATGACTAGTGGATGCACCCTGGCTACCCTCAATTCTGGCAGCTGCTAACTGAGCAAGACTTGAAGTCTTACGGACCATTTTTTGTCTGCCTCTTGAGGCTTGTTTTACTGGTTTGATCGGTGGATCTGCTCTAAAAGACTCCAATGACTTAAGGCCCTTTCTAACCCACCAAACATCCTCATCATCAGACAGATTAGGATTTTTTTCTTCTACTTTTTGTCTCTTCGCTCTCCTGCATTCTTCACATCCAGGTGTTCCTTCACTAATAACTACTGGCCCGGCGGGGCGTTTAATACCAGGTGACTCATCAAGACCATTCTCCATGGAAGAAAGGGAACTTGGGAAATGAAGCAGCACCCCAATTGAATTCATAAGTTCATCTATCTTGGTAGCCCTATTGATGTTTTTATTCGATACCAAATCAGATGCAGATGACGGTATTTTCCGTTGAACGATTCCGAACTTTTGATTGGTTTTCTGCTTATGCAAAGAGTTGATATTCTTTGGAAGGCCAAAAAGTTCATGAAGCAAAAGATGACGTTCATTTGAGTAAATATGCATGGCTTCTGAAATAAGAGATGTCTCGGCCATTTGTGCTTCTTCAAGTGCACCTTGAACATATGAACTGGGAAGATGTTTCAGGAGTTTATAATGTCTCCTCCTCCGATCAAAGTCAACAACTGAGTCATTCCGACCCATGATTCCACTAACAATAAGCTGCCTCACATAGGCTTGGGGATAAAAAATTCCTGATCGAGTGAGTTCATTTATGAGTAACTGAACACGCTTAAAACCTTCGCCATTTTCAGCTTGGTGTTGATCAAGCCAACACACAACAATGTCATGTAACGGGCCAGGGCTTTGAAAAAAATGTGACAGATCTTTGACTTTTTTACTTGCTTTTGACTTGCTTGAACTACGCATATTTCTCATTTTCATCTCTAAAAGTCGAGTAGCAACGTATACCTGAGAAAAGTCTCTTTTGCCACTGAATTTAATACCATGAGGGGGGGCAGTCCTAAAATCCCTAAAGTCACATGTTGCCcactcaaaaacaaaaaatatggaaCAAAGTAAGGAAGAGCTAGCTGTGCCGATCCATTTAAGAGATGACCTTAAATACAAGGAGACCTCTGATGTCCACCTTTTATCATCTatttcatcacataaatcctcaAACATGCACTTGTAAGCGGTTGTGATATCTCCATGTATAAGTGTTTTATCTAACTCATTAACTGCTTTGGCCACACCATGAACCCGATGTCCAGGTCTTGCTGCTCTTGCAAGATTTATTGCACATTTCTGAATTGAAGAAACAACTGCATCAATGGATAAGGAAGGCCCGTGTTTAGTGCCACCTTCCCTGGTAACCCGTGTTATCATACTACCTTCATTTGCTGCATTTGATACCACGCATGATGGCAAGGGAAAGCAATTTAAGGCAACAAAAGTATCCGGAACAGCAAGTATTAAATATCGAAGGATCTCAATGAGAGCAGATATAGTGTATGCCCGCCTAGAATTATCCACAAGATCAGAACCACCTGGAGATGGTTCCTGGATAAAACGAACAGCTATCGCCGCAAGAGTATGAACATAATTTTGAGATAAGACAATAGTTTCAATAACACCATATATGATAGGCAAAAGCAATTGCAATATCCCAAGTGATTCTTTCTCCTGCAAATGACAAAAACGATATTTTATGTAACTAATTTGCTTACGAATGAGTCAATTCAGGTTATGACCTATCACTAATAGGCTGAAAGAAAAAATTGCTTTGAAGCTACAGTgtttaccccccccccccccccccccacccccgccacacacacacacccaccCACACCGGGTTGGGAAAAatgataatacataaaaaacactcattctattaaaaaaatcatatgctAGCAATATAATACAAGTTCATAATCATAGCTGCAACCCTAATTAttttatcatcaacataaaatcagtctattttcattaaaaagcCAATAAGATCACCTGCAATTGATTTAAAACCCAATCAATGATCGAAGAAGGAAGAAGCAACCCTTCTGCATAGTGCCACTGTATGATTCGCACCACATACCACCATTTGAAATGTAACGAAGGCTCATCACCATCAGGCGTCAGCACAGAGTCATTCTTGTGCTGGATGGACCCGGCATAAGCAAATTGGGGTGATCGGTCTTTAGAATGCAAGGTAGAATGAGAATTGTTTTTAGAAACAAATTCATCAAGGAGATATTGTAAATACTCAATAACATCTTTTGTCCACTGCTCTGAGCGGGAAAGCCGAGTTTTGTCAGCTGAGCCAGAAGATGTACTAGAAGTCCCTGGCCGAACCTGGAAAATCAAATAATGATCCGCTACATTCCATGAACTAGAAAAATGCCAAAAAAGATGGTCCAAATAAAATTTTACATACCTGATTTAGATATGTTACTTTAATAAACCAAGTTGCCCTTAGTAGAGGTACATTATTTCTGATAAGGACTTCAAACAGTGATTTTCGTCTATAACCATGAGGAACATGATCAGCCAGGGACCGTAAACGTTTATGCTGTTGAGACAAGCCCTGTAGGGTAAAGCTCAAAGTGTCAGATACCAAGTCTAAGTTCTACCACTTGAAGAGCATTTTTTGATAATGGGCATATATAATGCATCTTCAGTTAGATGAAGAATGTGCATGTAAGCAACTCATGTagcaaaaatgtaaaaattaaagtaaaatttcAAGAGGCAGAAAAGcaagtgtaaaaatatataacaccGTATGCCCCCAAAAAGCGGAAAGACGAACCTCAATCCACTTCTTCCTAAAATCTTCACCACTGGCTTTTTGTTCTGGAAAAACACTGGGCTTACTCAATAAATTACCACTAAGAGGGACTCCATATACTTGACCAGCCTGCATCATATATGTACACTTCAGGCCCTCAGCAAAATATTACATATGGATGATGGATATatgaatgtgtgtgtgtgtgtgtgtaaatggCAGTCATATAATTCTATGTCTCCATCAGCAGTGGCACTATCCCAAGTAAAGAAACACAATACCTTGCGTTTCTGAGCACGAGATTCATTGATTGCTCGGTGATATTTTCTGATTGCCTGCGGAAATCATAACGTCTACTgtcataataaaagtaataaaaatggTTCAATAGAATGATATCACAATAACAAAGAATTTACCTCCTTGCACTTTAAGATTACAGGCTTGGTGAAAGTTTGAATCTGTGATAAAGTTATCTCTCTGGACTCCTGCAAGAGAAAGTTCAAAATGGTTGGCAACATAGGTGACTTACGGATCACAAATAAGCAAGGGGTTATTGAAAACTAAACAGAAATGATAAAGGCACAAATCTAATGGAATAAAAGAACGGTACATAATAACGAAGCCTCATATGATATGCATAACTTTATTCAAAACGAAAATCAATCATAATTTATGGCATACCTCAAGCCCCTCAACTGTCTCTCTGTATCCAGCAAGCACATAGTCCTTTGTAAGGGTCTCCTCTGGGCAATTTGTAGTCGGAGGGTGAAAGTCAGGCGGTGGGAGCCTGACAGGAGAGTACCAAAGTGAAAATTAAAGATACTGcttatatcaatatataattaaaacctTGTCGACGTTCTTATAATGATCTAATACAAAAGAGTACAAAAAGGGGTGAAACTTAGAAAACGACATCAAAAATTTTCTCATGATCCCATAAATTACCTAGAATTCAGGGGATCTTTCTCACACCTCAATTTGTAGGGTGCAGGCTGAGAAGGTCGCCTGAAAAACATATAACACAAGTCATTTCGACAACATTACCATATGGAACTgccaataaataaataaaaaaatcacttGAAAAGCAAATATGATACAGAAGATACAGTAATGGTTATAATATTGTGCATCAAAAGACGTATATATTGCATATATCTTAAGATGAGATATAAAGGGACAATGCAAACCGATTTATTGGATAATTAGCTGGGAGAGAAGACGACTCAGCTCGGGAAGTATCCCGGCCTAATGAGCCACCAACTGCACTGCTATTGACTGCACTAGTGCAGTTGGTAGCATGATACCTTTGCATTTCTCCAAACTATGACCTGCATACTGTCTCACACATTGAATAACTGCAAATTACCATGTTTAAGAAATTGCATTAGATACAGCAATACATTATCTCTCAAATATGTACTTTCGCCAAAATCATGTAATCCAAGCAGCATATATAACTTAAATTGAACGAAGCTATCTAGAAAAACCTTCAAAGACACTAATACTCTAATAGATCCCCTATTTATCAAAGTTCTATTTGAAATATAACAAAAGCATAGGCTAACATCTGTGGGAACTGGGAACTAGCGATTGAGGAAGAACTGACATGTAAAAAACACAATTATGTATACAGAATAGAGCGAAGCAACAGTTGAGTCTAGCATTTACAAATCTAATCAAACTTGAGTTGGAAGGAAATCAAAATCTCAAGTTACAATAGAATCTAAGTCAGTAAGTTGTAACAAGAGATGGCTCAACGTGGTATTTAATTACTCAATAGTGTTTGATTTTTCTTAAAGTGTAATAACTAGCATGCACACGTTACTTTTTTTGGAAATGAACATACAAACGCTACATAATCTAATAAGCATCATAAGATGCAAGGTTAACTATTGATATACAAGATGACATCAAGCTTGTTATAATAACACAAATTTATCCGAATATGATTCATTTCACATAATGACAAATATATGCACATGATATTTAAGTGCATAACTCAATTAAGCAATGCACACAATGCTTTTAcactataaataaaaattctaCATTAAGTTTTCTGTATGAACTGCACTTCTGAAATCACAAACCGACACATCCACCcaagtttggaaaaaaaattaattctgTGAGGGAACATAACATTAGTATTACACACGATGCGTTAagaacctaaaaaaaaaaaacagatgcTTTTCAAGTACAACCAATGACGCCAGCTAAGTTAACCATAAGCATAAATTTATCACAAAATAGATCCAAATTTCCATCTCAGTAACTGCTGATCAAAAACAGTAAACATATCCAGGCATCATTAGGTTTCAGCTCTTGAATCCAGACACACAAGTATCCCAACTTTAAAAATGCCCTAACATTCAGCTTATATCTTAAACAAGCACCCTAATCCCCTGACTTTCAGCTACATAACTGGCACAAAAAACCATGTATATAAAGTTTCGAAGCCTATAATCACTAATTTCCACAAAAAACATTACTTTATCAATCAGATCACAATGATCGtcaaatttttcatcatacactATACAAGCATAAAACTTTACATCTTCACCGAGCTAATTCGAGCTCTAACTATACTCAAAAAATTCAGCTTATAAACGCCATAacagtataaaaaaaaaacatactaaatTTAAATACCCACTAtccaaattaaaacataaaaaatcaaagatattTTAGTAGCATGAGAATcttaaaaatcaattcaaaattaatgataCCTTTGAATCAAGCAAGAAGCTTTATGGAAGAAACCTAATCTTAAGTTCAAAACATCCAATACCCAGTTGTTAAAAACtttcaattttgaaaattagggtttgtaaTTGAGCTGTCAGTGAAACTAGGGTTTTGAATAAAATTgggaaattagggttttgatgtGAATTATAGGTACAAAACTTGTAACGTTTATGTAAATTATATGTAAGCAGAATCAAAATTTGTCTGAAAAAGATTAGGGATTTGTAATTTGAGAAACACGAATCGTGTGTGTATTATATTAGATACAGAAACAGATTGGGGCTTTTgactcttttttaatttttatttttaattttggtttttgatgatgatgatgatgagtaaACAACAGGGGGGTCAAATTGGAAAGTTTGTGTAGATAAAGGGGGTGGATTAGGATATCTTTGATCTAATTAATGCTTTTTACGAAGAATAATTAGGCCTAATGACGGATAGGTTGGTAAATTTTACCAAATAAACCTTACTAAGAATACGAATAAGAATGCTGGATATATAGATAAATGAAGGATAAGTTTGTCTTTTGGTGTGGTTGGTgcattttgacttttaaataGCAAAAAGAGCTCAGACAAGTATAGATAGTCAAAACAATGCCAAAAGTAGTCAAACTAATAAATGTTATGGTTAtctatattttgattttactcaCTACAACCTCCACTagtgtttattttctttttaataaaatcctTCTTTCAAGATGTTCCAACACaaacttttaagaaaaataaataaataaataactatttgtATGCTTAAATTATATGATCATTTGAAATAATCCACCTCTACAAAATAGAAAATAGAATTTAAATACCGATTAGTccaattaataaatcaatagcTTTTGGTCTTAAAAAAACGtcatatacaaatacatatatatgtatacaggatagagatcaaatgagaaggtaccttaaggagagaaggaagagaagattcattttttttagtttttttttgaactttttttcctattttttaatttttgtattctCTCTTGTATTCaccaattttaaatatttaaaaaaaaaaaaatttttcaaagggcgtagccTGTAAGCTATAGGTGAAGCCTCTCAGACTATGACGAAGCCATGATAGCTAAGGGTTAatcccgttaggtagatcatctcatcaccgatcaccctctatgacttatcactcccaccagctaccccttattaatatccttaagggcgaagcccgtaccgtaccctacatgtataactcactaactcgggttattaaaattagtttttttataaaataaaaaaaaattatggatcgagttaattaatgaaaaaatatcaaaaaaaaaaaaacaataaaaaaaacggatcttctctcccttctctccttaggAAGCTTCCTTCttgatctctaccctatatatatatatatatatatatatatataaggttggGTTATTTTATGATCACCTCTTATTTTATGACCAATTAGgatatgtgttttttgtaacttacaagccaccatcatcatctactacgatatacaagacttttttgtaaaaacactaagactttccggacacatgattttccggcaaCGTGGtggccggaaagtcttagtgtttttacaaaaaaatcttgtatatcgtaatagatgatcatggtggtgtgtaagttacaaaaaacacatgtcctaaaattAGTCCTAAAAtaagtggtcctaaaataacttgcacacacacacacacacatatatatatagtcatgtTTATTGACCATTATACCTTTATACTTGGTTTATTTATATGTAACATTCGTGATATTTGACTATTCTGACTTGTGATTAATGTAATTGACTTGTataaattaaagataaattcCTTAATGTTTTGTTAAAGCTTTAGTGTAAATTAAGCTCGTTTATGTTTATGGCTTCGTTTTAACGTTAGTTGGATAACGAATGGCTAATAATCGAAATTAGCGGAGCGAAAGCCCATTTTGGACCCACACCAACTTAGGTCGACCCCCCTCGCCCCATCCCACAACCACACACATCAAATAAAGGTGTAAAGAGCATTGTTTTTCGTGAATAAGGTTATGATGGGTTAAGACTAGTTGATAAATGTCCCCTTTAACATAAGTGCATAACCAACTCTAGCCACTAGGGTGGTGGTGCATTATTTGGGCATGCGTCTCCAAAAGGGTGAAACTCCCTGGAGGCCACATGTTCAATTTGTGgttgcttaaaaaaaaaatactctagTGGCTATAGAGGCTTACCTGCTCTGACTTTGAGCTTATAGAGTCGGCTTTTGGGATAAGTTTTGCCCGCAAAATGAGTAAGACACCCATGATTAcctataaaaaagaaataataataaaaaataaataaaaaccaactCTACTTAACATAGTATGTTAACCAAATACGTGTGGCCACTTTCTGGAAACATGGGGGATTAAAGGATGATTATGCAAAGAATATAGTTGCTGGGTAACATGCCATGTGAATGGGCCTCTAACTTGTATGGTACATAAGGAATTGTAgattatgaatttatgaaaCTATTGGGGCTAAAAAGATGATTATATGTGTGCTATCCACGTAATGTGACTACAAATTTTATTATCCCGAACCTTTTCACCAATCTCTtctttataaatacaaaacatggTCTACATATTGATTTCTTACGTTTGTTGGTAGATAAtctaacataaataaataagctGAATAGTTTTGCTTCAGTTTTATTTATGAAGTATTGGTGTTAAGGCAATTGATATGAAATTATTTGACCCGATTGAACACGTCATAAATTAAACTCAATCATTTTATATTGTATTTCATCACTATTTGCCTATATGTTGCCTATATGTTCTTTACTAGATattagactcgtgtccaacactggacacgggatttacgatattatcaatattagatcttcatacatttaagtcataaaagcttataattttgaaaaagttcggttttaagtgttatattttgcaagttatagtacaataatcataggttcgtcactgtcattattagcctagacatattgatgaaattgtttgctgtagtcattccacaaggcacatgctatatataataatttctccattatagaatattttgaaaccaaatgtactcataatgtgatattattatgaaagataattaagaataaaaatataaacatatttgtgatcttgtacttgacatttagGTATATggatttaatcatgatgcacgtccataacacgcataggtttattttcaatcacttgttctatgataatatgataacaattaggattgtttttatattccttgataacaattaggactcttgatttgagtgacaactgtaactttaaacattaaaaagcaaaactaatatacgaaaaggagaaaattatgtatctttttgattgagagatagaatgaattttgaatggagtttatattgatttggatttaggattcaagtaaccctctgttgtaaatcgtaTTTGGTTCTATGATCGTCCCCTATcctgtgattcctattgtgtttaagacaatgatgttgtatatcgttatctgttattatgtttgggatatgtatctaaagctaacattgtatttatatctaatattaaactaaatattaatatttataattatagaaatctaatctaatatttgttattaagtcattaggttttgaaataattttttgtagaaaatatttgatatgttaaaaaaattttatttaattaaatgattataaattttaaaaaaattctctcaagttgacagctaaaaatataaatataaattaagtattcagggctaaaaagtgtaaattattgatggaaaacaaaaaagtgtaaataatgagacttttttttacaaattaatataaatattaatataataatatatttggataatgattattaagatttttaatttgtagtttatctaaatgatgacatcatcaaaagtcaatttaatgaaatcaaacgatgtgattggttaataagtcattagttcaactgtcttatagtatatataaagataacatTTTAGTTGTGTCCATGATAATTACTATTGGATATAAACTACTTTTTGCGAATGTTTTATGGAATGGGTAAATGGATTGTTTGTAATggatttatttatgtattatgcATTAAAAACGTTTTCAAAAGTATATTGCAGTTGTTGTCGTAGCATGTTGGCATTTTATGGTCTTCGTATTCGTTGCAAGCTGTCCGCTTCGGCGTTTATTCACGGCTCATTATTCAAAGTTTTGGTTTCTACAATGGTATTGATACTACTGCTGTTATGGTATTACATATGACCAATGTATGAGGGTTCTGGATGTTGTTGCGGTGGAGAGTCACGTGTGGTGGCAATTAGAAGTGTAATAGCAATGTTTGTGAAGACTACTAACGCTTATGTGCACTTTTGCTATTTTGCTTTTAGCATTCTCATACTAAAAAATGACATGGACCATCGGTAGCTCAAGCTAATGACCTTTTATAGTAGTTACTAATTTACTCATTATTCTGTTACTTTGTATGTGTTCAATATATTGTTGGCAATTAAGTATATTAGTTTAGGCACCTAATAAGATACTTCTAGCATGTAGGTTATGAAAAAGGctttattatgtttataaactttgactttttttagtttgCCCCACGTCACTAACAAGAAATTTATGCATTGTATGTTGATATATCGTCAATGTTCCGAAGAGTAATAACTTTTATTCATTGATCTCCATCTAGGATTTTTATGTGCTGAATGATTACTACATGTATAAAAAATACcatacaaacattaaaaaagttTAACGGCTACAAATACTTAGCAATCATTACGAATTATGACAAGAACCGAAAAAGAATAATTTGAAAggtaaaaacttaaaatatgtaaataacGAAAACTAAAAAAGGGAAAAGGGAAAACAATCACAGTGAAAAacattttaatagaaaaaaaagcCCAGATAAtcaaggatatatatatatatatatttaccatatattatataactaaaagaacatgttgtgaaaaatatatatgtattttcccTTATAACACTTCACCTCTTATAAATTAACTAAGAAAATTTATCTCTTTTTTCCCATACATCTGACTTTAGctaatttgttaataataaagtttagagttaattacttaaatggtacctaacgttgcGCGATATTGCTGGTTTGATATCTTTCCTTTCAAAATTACGCGGATCATACCTAACGTTTTTGAaactccactcggaccatactggaacCAAACGTCGTTTGATGGCCGTTAACCCCCCCCCTCCCAcatgacttgcacgtgaggggtaaatatgtaatatcatgtttcttaattacttaaatgatacctaacgtttgcacgatattgctggtttcatacctaatgtttcttaattacttaaatgatacctaatgtttagttattaaattttttgtattttttttttgttttgtaaagtGAATTTCACTTTAAGCCAATGTTTTTAAAACCGGTAATTTAGTCATGACGGTGTGAAATAATTTCTAGTATATTCGGAAAT
This genomic window contains:
- the LOC122600825 gene encoding mediator of RNA polymerase II transcription subunit 12, which translates into the protein MQRYHATNCTSAVNSSAVGGSLGRDTSRAESSSLPANYPINRRPSQPAPYKLRCEKDPLNSRLPPPDFHPPTTNCPEETLTKDYVLAGYRETVEGLEESREITLSQIQTFTKPVILKCKEAIRKYHRAINESRAQKRKAGQVYGVPLSGNLLSKPSVFPEQKASGEDFRKKWIEGLSQQHKRLRSLADHVPHGYRRKSLFEVLIRNNVPLLRATWFIKVTYLNQVRPGTSSTSSGSADKTRLSRSEQWTKDVIEYLQYLLDEFVSKNNSHSTLHSKDRSPQFAYAGSIQHKNDSVLTPDGDEPSLHFKWWYVVRIIQWHYAEGLLLPSSIIDWVLNQLQEKESLGILQLLLPIIYGVIETIVLSQNYVHTLAAIAVRFIQEPSPGGSDLVDNSRRAYTISALIEILRYLILAVPDTFVALNCFPLPSCVVSNAANEGSMITRVTREGGTKHGPSLSIDAVVSSIQKCAINLARAARPGHRVHGVAKAVNELDKTLIHGDITTAYKCMFEDLCDEIDDKRWTSEVSLYLRSSLKWIGTASSSLLCSIFFVFEWATCDFRDFRTAPPHGIKFSGKRDFSQVYVATRLLEMKMRNMRSSSKSKASKKVKDLSHFFQSPGPLHDIVVCWLDQHQAENGEGFKRVQLLINELTRSGIFYPQAYVRQLIVSGIMGRNDSVVDFDRRRRHYKLLKHLPSSYVQGALEEAQMAETSLISEAMHIYSNERHLLLHELFGLPKNINSLHKQKTNQKFGIVQRKIPSSASDLVSNKNINRATKIDELMNSIGVLLHFPSSLSSMENGLDESPGIKRPAGPVVISEGTPGCEECRRAKRQKVEEKNPNLSDDEDVWWVRKGLKSLESFRADPPIKPVKQASRGRQKMVRKTSSLAQLAAARIEGSQGASTSHVCDSRVSCPHHRNSNDNDVLKTTDSIKSVNFGDISSIGKVLKHVPLDEKRAVVVWLMGIVKQLVDEAGKIPETPAKVGPYGRNFPHVDDKGLGKWKLGEDELSTILYLMDVCDDLVSAARFLIWLLPKVPINPIPPVHGGRNVMIVQKNVDNQLFVVGEALILSSLRRYENILAAADLIPETLSAMMHRASAVMASNGRISGSIVLVFARQMLKKYGHVVSVVEWVKNFKTTSDKRLVMELESGRSSDGEFGFPLGIPAGVQDFDEFLLKKISGVRISRVGLGMRDTVQRLIDEVSPTPYGQEKKSFAGGQLKRASLEKSDDAFPIAQQVVKGLLDCMRQTGGAAQEGDPTLVAFAVSAIVSNVGQVIAKMNDISQNSLNFARYILRIHLTCLSLLKDALGERQSRVFEIALATEASSALAQLFSPPKAARGQLQLSPETRDSISNENLNIAGKTTFSKLAKTTGAISALVIGAVLQGIVSLERMVTVFRLKEGLNVIQFVRSTRSNSNGSVRSIGDLKIDNLVEVSIHWFRVLVGNCRSVSDGFIVEILGESSIVALSRIQRMLPVNLVFPPAFAMFGFLIWKRFILNANVMARDNISQLFQSLTSAITDAIKHLPFRDVCLRDCSTLYDIVSTDTSDSEFAAMLDLSGPDMHSKITAFVPIRARIFLNAIIDCQLPHEVLFHDDGNRASVHTELNEMKLLDKLVHILDTLQPAKFHWQWVELRLLLNEQALIEKVEARDASIVEALKSFSPNNENLGTSENENNFIQMVLTRLLVRPDAASLFSEVVHLLGRSLEDEVLLQAKWFLKGHDVLFGRKSIRQRLINIAESKGLSTKIQFSKPWGWCNSSPDGPGPTKKGNKRKSEMISLEEGEVVDDGNGTDTKRHSRTFSQVSDVEAFIVSQQHVTEKALVELLLPCIDQSSDDSRVTFATDLIKQMNEIEQQISTVTHGVTKQAGTVASGIEGPVAKGNTRKGIRGGSPGLARRPAGPVEMMLPSPSALRASMSLRLQLLLRLLPVICADGEPSARNMRYMLAPVVLRLLGSRVVHEDADASNPASKFSIKREVESMIDSSASVDLGESLFDRLLLVLHALLSSSHPYWLRAKLISKTASEGSRDSSPYDREVAENLQNELDGMQLPDAVRLRIQTAMPFVFPSMRFSISCQPPSVPNFALGYLQPTISIPGPNPGSHRNNQVSSSRIISNGPGKATKPVSSQPDSSIEIDPWTLLEDGAGSGPSSINAAAIAGSDNANLKASSWLKGAVRVRRMDLTYIGAIDDDS